In Juglans regia cultivar Chandler chromosome 13, Walnut 2.0, whole genome shotgun sequence, the following proteins share a genomic window:
- the LOC118344177 gene encoding stemmadenine O-acetyltransferase-like — MKVEVIERDTIKPSSPTPHHLRDLQLSFLDQIASPVFMPLILFYPRDSNTSNANRSDRLKKSLSGTLTKFYPLAGRIKDSSKINCNDEGVHYVVAHARCQVSEVVQQPDPAQLNSLLPYELDNVGELVLAIQVNIFDCGGMAIGICISHKVADALSLIMFLNSWAATARGDHSNTICPNFDLASLFPPRNMSGFMARTGIVKENIVTKRFVFSASMIDALKAKFADNASMEQTRRPTRIEALSAFIWSRFMAVTQENIEKERLYTVLHAVNLRTRMDPPLPEYYFGNISGFAIATPSMDTKEEDQGYGLVKQLRDAIKKVDGDYVRKLQEGNGHLNFMKERAAKLTKGEVVSFRFTSLCRFPLYETDFGWGKPLWVGSASLTFKNLVVFMDTGCGNGIEAWLNLEEMDMAKLQDDKELLAFVSPNHMLQI; from the coding sequence atgaAGGTCGAAGTGATAGAGAGAGATACCATCAAACCATCATCTCCAACACCACACCACCTTCGAGATCTCCAGCTATCCTTTCTTGACCAGATTGCCAGTCCAGTTTTTATGCCTTTGATCCTTTTCTACCCAAGGGATAGCAATACCAGCAATGCCAACAGGTCCGACCGGCTTAAGAAATCTCTGTCTGGAACCTTGACCAAATTCTACCCTCTAGCCGGTCGGATTAAAGACAGTTCCAAGATTAACTGCAACGACGAGGGCGTCCACTATGTGGTAGCCCACGCCAGGTGCCAAGTTTCTGAGGTTGTTCAGCAACCTGATCCTGCCCAGCTCAACAGTTTACTCCCATACGAGTTGGATAATGTAGGGGAGTTGGTTCTGGCAATTCAAGTCAATATCTTTGACTGTGGTGGAATGGCTATCGGAATCTGCATTTCCCACAAAGTTGCTGACGCACTATCACTGATCATGTTTCTTAATAGTTGGGCCGCAACAGCACGTGGAGATCATAGTAATACAATCTGTCCAAACTTCGATTTAGCCTCCCTCTTTCCGCCTAGAAATATGTCCGGGTTTATGGCAAGAACTGGCATCgtgaaagaaaatattgtgaCGAAGAGATTTGTGTTCAGTGCCTCCATGATCGATGCCCTTAAAGCTAAATTCGCTGACAATGCCAGCATGGAGCAAACAAGACGCCCCACACGCATCGAAGCCCTTTCGGCATTCATTTGGAGCCGATTTATGGCGGTAACTCAAGAGAATATAGAGAAGGAGAGGCTGTACACAGTTCTTCATGCAGTAAACTTGCGCACAAGGATGGACCCTCCGCTACCGGAGTATTACTTCGGCAATATTAGCGGATTTGCAATAGCCACACCCTCCATGGACACTAAGGAAGAAGATCAGGGCTACGGCCTCGTGAAGCAACTGAGAGATGCCATAAAGAAAGTAGACGGGGATTACGTGCGAAAACTTCAGGAGGGCAACGGTcacttaaattttatgaaagaacGTGCTGCAAAACTTACGAAAGGAGAAGTGGTTTCGTTTAGGTTTACTAGTCTGTGCAGGTTCCCTTTATACGAAACTGATTTTGGGTGGGGAAAGCCATTATGGGTTGGTTCTGCCAGCCTGACCTTTAAAAATCTAGTTGTTTTCATGGACACTGGATGTGGTAATGGAATAGAGGCATGGCTTAATCTGGAGGAGATGGACATGGCTAAACTTCAAGACGACAAGGAGTTGCTTGCATTTGTTTCACCAAACCATATGCTACAAATTTAG